The Brachyhypopomus gauderio isolate BG-103 chromosome 7, BGAUD_0.2, whole genome shotgun sequence genome has a window encoding:
- the cmtm7 gene encoding CKLF-like MARVEL transmembrane domain-containing protein 7: protein MSHTVVRTTTTTTTTSSTSDGGFVNVAYLRSFPGLLKFAQVIALLIAFLCVHYSSWTDYSAYRYFEVVTLWFLVAFLIFLLMYMFRLQTKIPCINWTLTEFLHYAIGTILVLIASIVAAVKCHGISGLVAGSVFGFIATFLLAISIWTSYKVTCGSQPTSAAV, encoded by the exons ATGTCGCACACAGTAGTaagaaccaccaccaccaccaccaccacctcctccacctcggACGGGGGCTTCGTCAACGTTGCTTACCTGCGATCTTTTCCAGGATTGCTGAAATTCGCACAAGTG atagCCCTCCTGATTGCCTTCCTGTGTGTGCACTATTCATCATGGACAGACTACTCCGCCTACCGATACTTTGAGGTGGTCACGCTGTGGTTTCTTGTCgccttcctcatcttcctcctcatgTACATGTTCAGGCTGCAGACCAAAATTCCCTGCATCAACTGGACCCTGACA GAATTCCTGCACTATGCCATCGGCACCATCCTGGTCCTTATTGCATCCATAGTAGCAGCTGTGAAGTGTCATGGTATCTCCGGCCTGGTGGCCGGATCG GTTTTTGGCTTCATTGCTACATTTCTTCTTGCAATAAGTATTTGGACATCTTACAAGGTCACATGTGGATCACAGCCAACCA GTGCAGCTGTGTGA